ATGGAAAAAGGTGGCAGTAATTTATGAACATAATAATGACTACTTTTCCTCTGATCCAGAAATAATACTTAGCCTCTCCAATTCTCTTAAACTTGCTGGTTCTGAAATTGAAAGCCATTTAGCTATTCCTTCTTTATCCACACTTTCAGACGCAGAATCTACAATTGAAAATGAGCTTAATAAGTTGAAAAGGAAGAGTAATAGGGTCTTCTTGATTGTTCGTTCTTCTTTAGAGTTGGCTAATATTATTTGTGAGAAAGCAAAACAAATAGGTTTGATGGAAAAAGGTTCGGTATGGATTATCCCGGACGAGGTTGCTGGCCTACTTGATTCAGTTAACTCTTCTGTTATCTTCAACATGCAAGGTGTTGTTGGATTTAGAACACACTTCATAGAAATGAATAAGGGTTTCAGAAAGTTTAAATTCCTATTCCGAAGAAAGTTTGCACTAGAATACCCTGAAGAAGATAGTGTTAACCCAAGTAACATTGCACTTCAAGCATATTATGCAACTAAAGCTATTGCTGAAGCTGCAAATAAATTATCACAAGGAAAGTTCAGACTTGAACAATTCTCAGAAAAGATTTTGTCAAGAAAATTTGAAAGACTGAGCGCAAAGACTTTCTCCAAGAATGGACAATTTCTCCAATCACCAACCTTCAACATAATTAATGTGATTGGGAAAAGTTATAGAGAATTGGCACTTTGGTCTTCAACACTTGGTTTTTCAAAGAACATAGTTAGACATCAAGTGATGGAGATGACAAACACAACTAATGATTCTAATGGAGTTTTCAGCACAGTTTATTGGCCTGGAGATTTTCAATCGGTTCCCAAGGGATGGATTCACAGTAACGAGGATAGGTCATTGAAAATAGGAGTGCCTGCCAATGGTGTCTTTACTCAGTTTGTGAATGTAACACATGACAGTAGGAATGGAACTTTGATAACAGGTTTCTCTATCGGCGTCTTTAAAGTAGTTGTCGAACGTTTACCTTATGATTTACAGTACAAGTTTATCCCGTTCAATGGCTCATACGATGAAATGGTTTATCAGGTCTACAATAAGGTATGGTAACGATCATCCAGGTTAGAgcactagtttttttttcttcttctgattaataaaaatcttaaattttaCTTCTAATGCAGACATTGGATGCTGCAGTTGGTGACACAGCGATAGTGGAATACAGATATCATTTAGTGGACTTTTCACAACCGTATGTTGAATCTGGCCTCCAGATGGTGGTTACTGAGCAACCagcaaaatcaaaagaaacatGGATGTTTTTGGATGCCTTTACGAAAGAGATGTGGCTGATGATAGCAGCTACGCATATTTTTGTAGGTGTTGTTATTTGGTTGATTGAACGGGAAGCTAACCCAGATCTTAGGGGTTTCGGATCGATGCTTTGGTTTTTAGTCACAGTACTATTTTATGCACATAGTAAGTCCTCTAACATGAAGACTGAACATGTTTATTTGAGTAAATTTCATAGCTACTAAATATCAGCATAAATTGATGACCAAAACTTTAGCAGTGGTTACAAGTGTAAGACATCTCTCACCTTACAAACCAGTTTGTAGGGTTGACTTACGCGCAATCTTAATGTTACACGATGGTATTATAGTTAATGAATGTATGTATTGACACGCTAACGTTGAGTTAGATATGActtgaaaatatgttttaacTATGAAACATCACTCATCttacattaaaattttataggataGAGTTAGGCTTAACTCATAGCTTTTCAATCACATTCTTCTCTAATTTTGAAAAGCATATTCCTAATTCTTATACATTTTCAATATGCAGGAGAACCAATAAGAAAACCATTAGCTCAGGTTGTACTGACGCCCTGGTTATTTGCTATTTTCATTGTGACAAATAGTTTCACAGCAAGTTTGACATCCATAACTATTTCACAAGTAAAGCCATCGGTGTTAGATATCCAGACCCTTAAAGAAAGAAATTCACCAGTCGGGTGTAATGGAAATTCATTTATTGTGAAGTATTTGATTGACGTACTAAAGTTTAAGCCTGAGAATATTAGGAAAATAAATTCCATGAGTGACTACGCTGCTGCCTTTGAGAAGAAGGAAATTGAAGCTGCCTTCTTTGTTGCGCCTCATGCTAAAGTCTTTCTAGCAAAGTACTCATGTAAGGGCTTCATCAAAGTGGGGAACGTTTTCAGGCTTGGCGGCTTTGGTTTTGTGGGTTTCTCTCCTCTCATTGTCactgatttttagtttttaacatGTTTGGTATAAATGAAATTAGggtaattaaaattttagacCTAATAGATATTTCCATACACACAAGgttttcaaaaatagtttttcgACACGATTGGGACCACATTACCTGCATTTAACCACATTTTTCTACAATGCAGACAATTGAGACTATTGCTTCAATTGAAAACCTTACAAATGCATGCTTTTTCTTTAATATTCAAAAGCTGATCCAACTTTTGTGTAACATTTTGTGGTTTGAAACCATAGGTATTTCCAAAAGGTTCAAGTCTAGTTGCTGACATATCAGAGGCATTGCTGAATATGATAGAGAGCGGAGAAACAGAACAGCtcgaaaaaaatatgttgaacgagatagagagtgaaagcAAAGCCAATTGTTCTTCTTTAGAGAGCAACAAGGGGAAAAATAATTCATCTATAGGCCTTCAGCCTTTCCTTGGTCTGTTTTCAATCTGTTCTATTTTTGCTGTTCTTGCATTGTCATATCACATGATTTGTTTGTTAGTGAAGAATGTAGAAACTTTGAGAAAACACACAGTTTTAGCATTAACACGATTATGGAGATGTACAACCAAGTTTTTTGCTTGGTGTCGTTCGAAACTCCAATCAAGAATCTTAAGAAGAGTAAGAAATAACAGTGAAACAAGAAATGCATCAGAGGAGAATGTCACTAATAGCCAGCAAATTCTAGTAGTGGTTGAGTTTGTCGATAATGTACTGGCTGCTCATGCTTCATGAACAATTAATGTTACATACTACGATTGTAAAAATGTTTGTACAATATATTATGCCGATACATTTTAAGATATTATGACAGGTGTGTGATTCATGTTAAGTAATGAACTTGTTGATATGGTTATGGTGCTCATGCTTCATTAACAAGTCATGTTTCATAATGTTGTAAAAATTAACCTATTACTACTAAATATTCAAAGATAAATAAGTTTCATTAAACAAATTGGAAAATCATTGAGTTAGAGATTTTGTTGTACATTGTGTGGTAAACTGAGTCTTGTATGCTTTTCAAGGACTTCGATCATTTGTTGCAACGGGAAGCTTGCTTTCGAAAGCTCTAGAGTTGTAAACTCCGAACAGATTGTATGAATGAACACTCGAGTTCATTATTCTCGGGTTGCCTGCAAGTagcatccaaacacactcttagaatGACAATATTCTAGATAAAatttaattctcaaattctagattgtatgaatttatataaaaaagggCAATTTTAGTATTAATGTAAACTTTTAAGTAAATTTGGATGTAACGAAAAATATATGGGGTGTAACTAAAAAATTTCGTTGATATTTGCAGTGAATGGAACTATATTGAATGCCTCGCGAATTAATTGCAACCGTTAGATATTCCTTCCACAGAATGCATCGGTGGGATTGATATAAATTAGAGCTTTTGTTACAACAATACAGGTATCTAGCGTCGTGATGTCATCATGATAAATTATTTACGATATGgagcattttcttttttatatttaggatttttttttatttttagaaatacaGTTGGGACAGTtagatatatattattagagtagaaaatcatataaatatactcaattatcaccaaaaaaacattttttatttttttggctaagCCATTGTTGTGAGAAGCGAAGATTTCGCGATGCTTCTCGGCCTCTCGGGAAACAATTAATTTAATGTAAATAAAATCTCTGATCTATTCTTCcttcaaaatttacaatttcTCAAAAGTTTAACGATCAATTGTGGAAATGGCATTGGtaggagagaagaagaagaagaagaagaagaagaagaagaagcatggCCAATATCCAGAGTATGGTGTGGTGATCACAGTTTATGTGGAATCATCAAGAGCTCGGTCATCAAACAAATCATCAAAGAAAACCAAGCCACAATATGAATCAAAAACAAGACGTGGCTGTGATCGTAAGGTTCAACTTCTTGCATACTCATTGTTGTCGCATTTGCAGTTATGCTGCAAACTTTTATATTGTGGTAAAAAGCAGGCAAATGTGGTTGATGCGGCTGCAATTGCAGTTATAGAGTTGTTGTGGAGGCGTCTAAAATTATTACTTTACTGCAATCACATTTGTAGTTATAGATCATAATTTAAAACATGCATGCATTATCAAATTTATGACGCTGAAGAAGCATGGCCAAAATACAGAGAATGGTGTAGTGATCACAGTTTATGTGCAATCATCAAAGAAAATCAAGTCACAATGTGAATCAAAAACAAGACGTGGTTGTAACCGTAAGGCTCAGCTTCTTGCATACTCTAGACACCTCAGAAATATTGAAGCCTCCCAAAATATTCAAGTTCAATCACAACCAAAATTTAAGGCAagttctctcttttcttctaTGGTCGCAATATGTTGTCACATTTGCGGTTACACTGCAAACTTTTATATTGTGGTAAAACGCAGGAAAATGGGGTTGATGCGGTCGCAATTGCAGTTATAGTACTGTTGTGGAGGCGTCTAAAATTATTACCATTTGCAATCACATTTGTAGTTATAGATCATAATTCAAAACATGCATGCATTATCAAATTCTACAattttgtgaaatttttacAGAAGCGTTTATGGTTTGTGAAACCGGTTAGAATAAGCTCACCATCAAAGCAAATGTCACAAAGTTTACGTACATTTTTGGAACACAAAGGGAGTACGAAGAGAAAGTGCAGAGGAAACAAGTGTTGTTACTTGTTTTTggtaatataaaaattatgtaattaaaatttcacattgtggcttgttaattaattatcattttgTGTTTAGTGACAGCTGCATTTGCCTGATTGTGTATATTTTTGTTGCCTTTTTTGGTATTCTCAGATGAAACTGAAGAGCATGTTTAAAAAACTGTCGTGCAAGGAGATAAAATGGTAAAGATGGTTAATTAAGATAATGATGATATTATGTAAGGTACTGGAAATTTGTTTCAATTCTTTGGTGTCCTTTTTGTTTACATCATCTaccaaaaaatgttatttagCATTGATATTTGATTACTCCATACTTAACATTGTTCGAACACAAAAGTGTAAAGGTTTAGATAAAAAAAGTGCGCGAAAATGAAGattatttatatacatcaattaatgaattgttgaaagacAAAGCAGGTCTAGCAGTTGTTAGAACGCTGCCGCATGTTTAGTGAGAAGCTTGTATTTGTAGCTTTGTAAAAGTCACGGTAAACTTACGTAAGAACGCAAGAATTGTCTTTGTACCATGAAGTCAAACATAGCAAAAGTCTATTAGATCCAATTGTTTTTCAAACGATTATACAAACCAAAATTACCACCATTAGAGTCATGGTTGTTCCGAATCCAAGATTTGAAATCTTAACAAAATTCTGAGACAAAAAAGGTCGTCCATGCCTTCTGCATACTATGAATCTTTCTTTTCCAATATTATATAATgaattgtttttgttaatttatttgttcaacACATTCTATACTTTGTTGAAGTATATAAGACAAATTCTATGACATCAAAGTTGACCTAGCAACAATCTTTTGAGCACTCGCTCTTTTATTAGGTGAAATCAATatatgtcccaccactttatgtgggttccattttcaaagtgtatgtcctacattgatttcacccaataaaagagtgagtgctagagagtgcttaaaagagagtgttgctagtaTTCCTCTTTTTCATTGGAgatccttatttattttgtatgcaTTTTCATCTCTCTCGATTTTCCTCCTTGTCCCCCCCTCTCACTATTATTTCTATCTTTATATCTCTACAGCCTTTCTCCCATCTCATCTCTTAATTTCTCTTCTGCAATTTAGTTCTCTATCTCCTCCCTTCATCTCTTAATTTCTCCCCTCTTTCCATGATCAGCTGTCGAATGTAGTTTTGTCACAAAGACAACATCAAAGGAATGAAACatgaaagaacaaaaagaaaCCATGTTGAAAATGAGAACAAGTTTGGGAATAAAAATATACACTAATAATTTCCTACTAACAAAAGAACATGTACAAAAATAGCAACAGAAGTGTCCAGTTTCTGCTCCTATTGCTCCCAGAAGTTTAGCCTACAAATTGGTAGAAGACTCTGGCAAGTGGCAACCTATTACATTTTGATGATAATATACTTACAGCGTTCTTTGACAGACATATTATCATTGAGTAATAAATTATACAACACATAATTACACAACATAGtgaccctaattctcaaatatGATATTCATGCACCCCGATTCCGGAGACTGTAGTACTAGAACTGAAGCAGTGCCTAAAAATATAAGCTACAACACAACCAAAaac
Above is a genomic segment from Medicago truncatula cultivar Jemalong A17 chromosome 5, MtrunA17r5.0-ANR, whole genome shotgun sequence containing:
- the LOC11432453 gene encoding glutamate receptor 2.5 isoform X3 → MGRNSSLQLSILCFNIVLLLLAWSRVKRSHCLVPKQKSVMSIGVVLDLVSLMGKHQKIAMEIAVKEFNNQLSSSKLDLQIKDSHGNSAQVISSVMDLSRSNQVLAIVGTITHNEATLASEFDDNIKNTPILSLTSFAGRQELLSPRLPHFIQLGDDINHHIQCIAAIVGEFRWKKVAVIYEHNNDYFSSDPEIILSLSNSLKLAGSEIESHLAIPSLSTLSDAESTIENELNKLKRKSNRVFLIVRSSLELANIICEKAKQIGLMEKGSVWIIPDEVAGLLDSVNSSVIFNMQGVVGFRTHFIEMNKGFRKFKFLFRRKFALEYPEEDSVNPSNIALQAYYATKAIAEAANKLSQGKFRLEQFSEKILSRKFERLSAKTFSKNGQFLQSPTFNIINVIGKSYRELALWSSTLGFSKNIVRHQVMEMTNTTNDSNGVFSTVYWPGDFQSVPKGWIHSNEDRSLKIGVPANGVFTQFVNVTHDSRNGTLITGFSIGVFKVVVERLPYDLQYKFIPFNGSYDEMVYQVYNKTLDAAVGDTAIVEYRYHLVDFSQPYVESGLQMVVTEQPAKSKETWMFLDAFTKEMWLMIAATHIFVGVVIWLIEREANPDLRGFGSMLWFLVTVLFYAHREPIRKPLAQVVLTPWLFAIFIVTNSFTASLTSITISQVKPSVLDIQTLKERNSPVGCNGNSFIVKYLIDVLKFKPENIRKINSMSDYAAAFEKKEIEAAFFVAPHAKVFLAKYSCISKRFKSSC
- the LOC11432453 gene encoding glutamate receptor 2.5 isoform X2; its protein translation is MGRNSSLQLSILCFNIVLLLLAWSRVKRSHCLVPKQKSVMSIGVVLDLVSLMGKHQKIAMEIAVKEFNNQLSSSKLDLQIKDSHGNSAQVISSVMDLSRSNQVLAIVGTITHNEATLASEFDDNIKNTPILSLTSFAGRQELLSPRLPHFIQLGDDINHHIQCIAAIVGEFRWKKVAVIYEHNNDYFSSDPEIILSLSNSLKLAGSEIESHLAIPSLSTLSDAESTIENELNKLKRKSNRVFLIVRSSLELANIICEKAKQIGLMEKGSVWIIPDEVAGLLDSVNSSVIFNMQGVVGFRTHFIEMNKGFRKFKFLFRRKFALEYPEEDSVNPSNIALQAYYATKAIAEAANKLSQGKFRLEQFSEKILSRKFERLSAKTFSKNGQFLQSPTFNIINVIGKSYRELALWSSTLGFSKNIVRHQVMEMTNTTNDSNGVFSTVYWPGDFQSVPKGWIHSNEDRSLKIGVPANGVFTQFVNVTHDSRNGTLITGFSIGVFKVVVERLPYDLQYKFIPFNGSYDEMVYQVYNKTLDAAVGDTAIVEYRYHLVDFSQPYVESGLQMVVTEQPAKSKETWMFLDAFTKEMWLMIAATHIFVGVVIWLIEREANPDLRGFGSMLWFLVTVLFYAHREPIRKPLAQVVLTPWLFAIFIVTNSFTASLTSITISQVKPSVLDIQTLKERNSPVGCNGNSFIVKYLIDVLKFKPENIRKINSMSDYAAAFEKKEIEAAFFVAPHAKVFLAKYSCKGFIKVGNVFRLGGFGFVGFSPLIVTDF
- the LOC11432453 gene encoding glutamate receptor 2.7 isoform X1 produces the protein MGRNSSLQLSILCFNIVLLLLAWSRVKRSHCLVPKQKSVMSIGVVLDLVSLMGKHQKIAMEIAVKEFNNQLSSSKLDLQIKDSHGNSAQVISSVMDLSRSNQVLAIVGTITHNEATLASEFDDNIKNTPILSLTSFAGRQELLSPRLPHFIQLGDDINHHIQCIAAIVGEFRWKKVAVIYEHNNDYFSSDPEIILSLSNSLKLAGSEIESHLAIPSLSTLSDAESTIENELNKLKRKSNRVFLIVRSSLELANIICEKAKQIGLMEKGSVWIIPDEVAGLLDSVNSSVIFNMQGVVGFRTHFIEMNKGFRKFKFLFRRKFALEYPEEDSVNPSNIALQAYYATKAIAEAANKLSQGKFRLEQFSEKILSRKFERLSAKTFSKNGQFLQSPTFNIINVIGKSYRELALWSSTLGFSKNIVRHQVMEMTNTTNDSNGVFSTVYWPGDFQSVPKGWIHSNEDRSLKIGVPANGVFTQFVNVTHDSRNGTLITGFSIGVFKVVVERLPYDLQYKFIPFNGSYDEMVYQVYNKTLDAAVGDTAIVEYRYHLVDFSQPYVESGLQMVVTEQPAKSKETWMFLDAFTKEMWLMIAATHIFVGVVIWLIEREANPDLRGFGSMLWFLVTVLFYAHREPIRKPLAQVVLTPWLFAIFIVTNSFTASLTSITISQVKPSVLDIQTLKERNSPVGCNGNSFIVKYLIDVLKFKPENIRKINSMSDYAAAFEKKEIEAAFFVAPHAKVFLAKYSCKGFIKVGNVFRLGGFGFVFPKGSSLVADISEALLNMIESGETEQLEKNMLNEIESESKANCSSLESNKGKNNSSIGLQPFLGLFSICSIFAVLALSYHMICLLVKNVETLRKHTVLALTRLWRCTTKFFAWCRSKLQSRILRRVRNNSETRNASEENVTNSQQILVVVEFVDNVLAAHAS